A genomic window from Sphingobacterium spiritivorum includes:
- a CDS encoding c-type cytochrome, which yields MKENMLAMNKKNFLGTVCAALAFAAVASACGDGTTRSTGWEFSRNMYDPIGYNPDQPNENFKNKQTAQTPPAHTNPVGFVRFEYANTLEDYERAGREVTNPLAVTKANLADGQALFNTYCAVCHGPEGKGDGSITKDREITDSRGTRKLENFPNPPSYHKTDAASSSRGGLMSDLTDGKIYHTIYYGHNSMGSHASQLSPDERWKVVMYVHELQKK from the coding sequence ATGAAAGAAAATATGTTAGCTATGAATAAGAAGAATTTTCTTGGAACTGTATGTGCAGCCTTAGCTTTTGCAGCAGTTGCTTCTGCTTGTGGAGATGGCACCACACGTAGTACAGGTTGGGAATTTTCTCGTAATATGTATGATCCGATCGGTTATAATCCGGATCAACCGAATGAGAATTTTAAAAATAAACAAACTGCTCAGACTCCTCCGGCTCACACCAATCCTGTTGGATTCGTGAGATTCGAATACGCTAATACGTTAGAAGATTACGAACGTGCGGGAAGAGAAGTCACCAATCCATTGGCTGTTACGAAAGCTAATCTGGCAGATGGACAAGCGTTGTTCAATACATACTGTGCTGTATGTCACGGGCCGGAAGGTAAAGGGGATGGATCTATCACCAAAGACAGAGAGATCACCGACTCACGTGGAACGCGTAAATTGGAAAACTTTCCAAATCCGCCATCTTATCATAAAACAGATGCAGCGAGTTCCTCACGTGGTGGTTTGATGAGCGATCTGACAGATGGGAAAATTTATCATACCATCTATTATGGACACAACTCTATGGGCTCACATGCTTCCCAACTTTCGCCAGATGAGCGTTGGAAGGTAGTAATGTATGTTCATGAATTACAGAAAAAATAA
- a CDS encoding cytochrome c oxidase subunit I has translation MDHKMIAKQFLITGIIMAVFAMVLSILFRIQLAWPDKEFPILEVFLGKWAEGGRIRPEFFLSLVTIHGTMMVFFVLTAGLSGTFSNLLIPYQIGARDMASPFMNMLSYWFFFVACVIMVASFFIESGPASSGWTVYPPLSAVPKAISGSGLGMTLWLVSMTLFIASQVMGGVNYISTVLNMRTKGMDLWKMPLTVWSFFLTAIVGLLSFPVLVSAVVLLIFDRSAGTSFYLSDLVVQGEVLPNEGGSPILFQHLFWFLGHPEVYIVVMPALGLTSEVISTNSRKPIFGYHAMVYSLVGITVLSFIVWGHHMFVTGMNPFLGGVFMITTLIIAVPSAVKAFNYLATLWRGNIRFTPAMMFAIGMVSFFISGGLTGLFLGNAALDINLHDTYFVVAHFHLVMGSASIFGMLCGVYHWYPKMFGKMMNPKLGYLHFWLTFIGAYLVFFPMHFMGIDGVPRRYYAFTEFPFMEKWVSVNLLITWAAIIAGLGQIAFLWNFFSSIVFGKKAPQNPWNSNTLEWTTPVEHIHGNWPGEIPTVHRWPYDYSKPGHDQDFIPQNVPFSETMSSNLPHDFEGNEEAVRIQEQWNKENNREIVEG, from the coding sequence ATGGATCACAAGATGATTGCCAAGCAATTCTTGATCACTGGTATTATTATGGCAGTTTTTGCCATGGTATTATCGATATTGTTCCGTATCCAGCTCGCTTGGCCGGATAAAGAATTTCCAATATTAGAAGTTTTCCTGGGTAAATGGGCTGAAGGAGGTCGTATACGTCCTGAGTTTTTCCTATCCTTAGTAACGATCCACGGTACGATGATGGTATTCTTCGTATTGACAGCAGGTCTTTCCGGTACATTCAGTAACTTACTTATTCCTTATCAGATTGGTGCCCGTGATATGGCATCTCCGTTTATGAATATGCTTTCATACTGGTTCTTCTTTGTTGCCTGTGTGATCATGGTTGCTTCTTTCTTTATTGAGAGCGGACCTGCATCTTCAGGTTGGACCGTATATCCGCCATTGTCTGCCGTTCCTAAAGCGATCTCAGGATCGGGCTTGGGTATGACACTGTGGTTGGTCAGTATGACCTTATTTATTGCTTCTCAGGTAATGGGTGGTGTAAATTATATCAGTACAGTATTGAACATGCGTACAAAAGGTATGGATCTTTGGAAAATGCCTTTGACAGTATGGTCTTTCTTCTTAACTGCTATCGTTGGTCTTTTATCTTTCCCGGTATTGGTATCCGCAGTCGTGTTACTGATCTTTGACCGTAGTGCAGGTACATCATTCTACCTTTCAGATTTAGTTGTTCAGGGAGAAGTGTTGCCTAACGAGGGTGGTTCACCTATATTATTCCAGCACTTATTCTGGTTCTTAGGTCACCCTGAGGTATATATCGTTGTTATGCCTGCATTGGGTCTGACTTCTGAAGTTATTTCTACGAACTCACGTAAACCAATCTTTGGTTACCATGCGATGGTTTACTCTTTGGTAGGTATTACTGTATTATCATTTATCGTATGGGGTCACCACATGTTTGTGACAGGTATGAATCCGTTCTTAGGAGGAGTATTTATGATCACGACTTTGATTATTGCGGTTCCTTCAGCGGTAAAAGCCTTCAACTATCTGGCTACATTATGGAGAGGTAACATTCGTTTTACTCCTGCTATGATGTTTGCTATTGGAATGGTTTCATTCTTTATCTCAGGTGGTTTGACAGGATTATTCCTTGGTAACGCAGCTTTAGATATCAACTTACACGATACGTATTTTGTAGTTGCTCACTTCCACCTTGTAATGGGGTCTGCATCTATCTTCGGTATGTTGTGCGGTGTATACCACTGGTATCCTAAGATGTTCGGAAAGATGATGAACCCTAAACTGGGTTACTTACACTTCTGGTTGACATTCATTGGTGCTTACCTGGTATTCTTCCCGATGCACTTTATGGGTATTGACGGTGTTCCACGTCGTTACTATGCCTTCACAGAATTCCCTTTCATGGAGAAATGGGTTTCTGTTAACTTATTGATCACATGGGCTGCTATCATTGCAGGTCTTGGACAGATTGCATTCTTGTGGAACTTCTTCTCTTCAATCGTTTTTGGTAAGAAAGCTCCTCAGAATCCCTGGAATTCAAATACATTGGAATGGACTACTCCTGTTGAGCACATCCACGGTAACTGGCCTGGAGAGATTCCTACAGTGCACCGTTGGCCTTACGATTACAGTAAGCCGGGTCATGATCAGGATTTCATTCCTCAGAATGTTCCTTTCTCTGAAACAATGAGCTCTAACCTGCCTCACGATTTTGAAGGTAATGAAGAAGCTGTGCGTATTCAGGAACAGTGGAATAAAGAGAATAACAGAGAGATTGTAGAAGGTTAA
- a CDS encoding DUF3341 domain-containing protein yields the protein MSNTKYILGSFADPDEMMHGIDKLQKNNISIYDCFTPMPIHGIEAKLGVRPSRLPIAAFCFGITGTILGFSLLYYTMAYDWPMNIGGKPSMPLPNFVPVTFEVTILLCALGMVATFFYRNHLFPGRAPRVMDLRATDDRFIIAIDAHENADHALIDSLLKEAGAVEVKYNERKYVSYE from the coding sequence ATGAGCAATACAAAATATATACTAGGTAGTTTTGCTGACCCGGACGAAATGATGCACGGGATAGACAAATTGCAGAAAAATAATATCAGCATTTACGATTGCTTTACACCTATGCCTATTCACGGTATAGAAGCTAAGTTGGGTGTACGTCCATCACGTCTTCCAATTGCAGCATTTTGTTTCGGAATTACAGGTACCATTCTGGGTTTTAGTTTATTGTATTATACAATGGCTTACGATTGGCCTATGAATATTGGTGGAAAGCCTTCAATGCCTCTTCCTAACTTTGTTCCTGTAACATTTGAGGTTACTATTTTATTATGTGCTCTTGGTATGGTAGCTACGTTTTTCTACCGCAACCACTTGTTTCCGGGACGTGCACCGCGTGTCATGGATCTGAGAGCAACAGATGATCGTTTTATAATTGCTATTGATGCTCATGAAAATGCTGACCATGCATTGATCGATTCATTATTGAAAGAAGCAGGAGCAGTAGAAGTTAAATACAATGAAAGAAAATATGTTAGCTATGAATAA
- a CDS encoding COX15/CtaA family protein has protein sequence MYPAAEKRFIRTNAITIIVLFLVITAGGIVRSTGSGMGCPDWPKCFNQIIPPTDVSQLPAGYEQHYVEGRAKKNQRFAKMVEFFGFPDKAEQIRTDKSILVHEEFNVAKTWTEYVNRLVGVVSGFFLLFSAIFSFTYIKSKKSIVFWSVLNLFVVVLQAWLGSIVVSTNLMPWVITVHMLLALLIVGISIYTYYKATTLRNKNILINHQFKGFKLLAAFSLIIMLVQVVFGTEVRERIDHLGDTGVARNEWISSIGSHFDIHRVLGYVTFGLVLLLFFLIKSRFSKLSKQSKYAWIMFILVLIQMGSGIVLARFNVPAFAQTTHLVFASLLFGAQYYLMLLLSKFKR, from the coding sequence ATGTATCCAGCTGCTGAAAAGCGTTTTATTAGAACAAATGCGATTACCATAATAGTATTGTTTTTGGTGATCACAGCTGGAGGAATTGTAAGGAGTACCGGATCAGGAATGGGATGTCCGGATTGGCCTAAGTGCTTTAATCAGATTATTCCACCCACTGATGTTTCACAGTTACCGGCGGGTTACGAGCAGCATTATGTGGAAGGCAGAGCCAAGAAGAACCAACGATTTGCAAAAATGGTTGAATTCTTTGGATTTCCGGATAAGGCAGAACAAATCCGTACGGATAAAAGTATTCTTGTTCACGAAGAGTTTAATGTTGCCAAGACATGGACAGAATATGTGAATCGTCTGGTAGGAGTTGTTTCAGGTTTCTTCCTTTTATTTTCTGCAATCTTTTCTTTTACCTATATCAAGTCAAAAAAATCCATAGTCTTTTGGAGCGTTCTTAATCTTTTTGTAGTCGTACTGCAGGCCTGGCTGGGATCAATTGTTGTATCCACCAATCTGATGCCCTGGGTGATTACCGTTCATATGCTTTTAGCTCTTTTGATTGTCGGAATAAGTATTTATACCTATTATAAAGCGACAACACTACGAAATAAGAACATATTGATCAATCATCAGTTTAAAGGGTTTAAGCTATTAGCTGCCTTTTCATTGATCATCATGCTGGTGCAGGTCGTATTCGGAACAGAAGTAAGGGAACGTATAGATCACTTAGGAGATACTGGTGTCGCACGCAATGAATGGATCAGTTCGATAGGATCGCATTTTGATATTCACAGGGTGCTCGGATATGTCACCTTTGGTTTGGTACTGCTGTTATTTTTTCTGATCAAATCAAGATTTAGCAAGCTATCCAAACAATCTAAGTACGCATGGATTATGTTTATTCTGGTCCTGATACAGATGGGGTCGGGGATAGTATTGGCACGCTTTAATGTGCCTGCTTTTGCACAGACCACGCATCTGGTATTTGCCAGTTTGCTGTTCGGAGCACAATATTATTTGATGTTGTTGCTTTCAAAATTTAAAAGATAG
- the cyoE gene encoding heme o synthase — translation MKQFISDFNKLVKLRLTLTVVFSASISFLIGATQQGEIIWFNWLLLTIGGFFVTGAANGFNEIIEKDLDKLMTRTEDRPLPAGRMTTGQALVLSLFMGIFGTLILVKLNFIAGLLSVFSIFLYAFVYTPLKQKSPIAVFVGAFPGALPPLIGYYAAFKSAGFGLEYAAISEAAVVITPLVLFIIQFVWQFPHFWAIAWVADDDYKKAGFRLLPTKERDRVSAWMLFISAVLMIPVGFLPMYFGFGGWIFTIVSLLGGLMFAWYGYKHLAEQSIASAKKVMFTSFIYLPVTQLVLLLNFIPFK, via the coding sequence ATGAAACAGTTTATTTCTGATTTTAACAAACTTGTCAAATTAAGATTAACGTTAACTGTTGTATTTTCGGCCTCTATATCATTTTTGATAGGAGCTACTCAACAGGGTGAAATAATTTGGTTTAACTGGTTGCTGTTAACCATTGGAGGTTTTTTTGTAACAGGTGCAGCTAATGGCTTCAATGAGATCATCGAAAAGGATCTGGATAAGCTCATGACACGTACAGAGGATCGTCCGCTTCCTGCAGGTCGTATGACTACAGGTCAGGCGCTGGTCTTAAGTCTTTTCATGGGAATCTTTGGAACCCTGATCTTAGTCAAATTGAATTTTATAGCAGGGTTACTTTCTGTTTTTTCAATTTTTCTATATGCCTTTGTCTACACCCCTCTGAAGCAAAAATCTCCTATAGCTGTTTTTGTAGGTGCATTTCCGGGAGCATTGCCTCCGCTTATCGGTTACTATGCAGCTTTCAAATCGGCTGGATTTGGTTTGGAATATGCAGCAATCAGTGAAGCTGCAGTCGTGATTACTCCGCTGGTGTTGTTTATTATCCAGTTTGTCTGGCAATTTCCACATTTCTGGGCAATTGCCTGGGTAGCAGATGATGACTATAAGAAAGCAGGATTCAGACTCTTGCCGACTAAAGAGCGTGACCGCGTGTCAGCCTGGATGTTGTTTATATCTGCGGTACTGATGATTCCGGTAGGTTTCCTGCCCATGTATTTCGGTTTTGGCGGATGGATATTTACGATTGTTTCATTATTGGGCGGATTGATGTTTGCCTGGTATGGTTATAAGCATTTGGCAGAGCAAAGCATTGCTTCTGCTAAAAAAGTGATGTTTACATCATTTATTTATTTGCCGGTTACACAGCTGGTATTATTGTTAAATTTTATTCCATTTAAATAA
- a CDS encoding cytochrome c oxidase subunit II: MKFKLHNRFRSIMGCVLALGLSLSTPTFASQDTTAADSAAKTTAVAAPADSAKVDSASSVAADSTAAGAAVSSSSTSSSKPAVEEVKKIDPQVYKNLTYYILLFFAICTVVAVVGKVLSLYELVKKMNGKYNPLAGNNLQSILFLIFLVFFLWGVYYGYSVWGSWAWRDAVTEHGKLIDNMFIITTVIITIVLVLTHLLLLTFPFIYRMRVKRQAYYYPHNNTIEKIWTIVPAVVLTVLVLFGFFTWRTITNVPEDLQKSALQVEVLGEQFLWSVRYPGADGQIGKRNYKMTTPTNPYGIDFNDKNSWDDIQGSDIVLPVNKSVRFHIISKDIIHSFFIPDFRVQINAVPGMTNYFQFTPTVTTAEMRERMNDPKYDYVMLCNKICGSGHYNMQKKVIVVTEKEYKEWLSTQNKYFNEDLQKEFAAKDSKESKEEVIKTASLK; this comes from the coding sequence ATGAAATTCAAATTACATAACAGATTCAGATCCATAATGGGTTGTGTGCTTGCACTAGGATTGTCCCTGTCGACTCCTACCTTTGCAAGTCAAGATACAACTGCTGCTGATTCGGCAGCAAAGACCACTGCGGTAGCTGCTCCTGCGGATTCAGCTAAAGTAGACTCTGCTTCTTCTGTAGCAGCAGATTCAACTGCAGCGGGTGCTGCTGTATCTTCTTCTTCTACGTCTTCCAGTAAGCCGGCAGTAGAAGAGGTCAAAAAAATTGATCCTCAGGTTTATAAAAACCTGACGTATTACATCTTGCTTTTCTTCGCTATTTGTACTGTAGTAGCAGTAGTTGGAAAAGTACTATCTCTATATGAGTTAGTGAAAAAGATGAATGGTAAATACAATCCATTAGCGGGTAATAATTTACAATCAATTCTATTCCTTATATTTCTGGTATTCTTCCTATGGGGAGTATATTACGGATATAGTGTGTGGGGAAGCTGGGCATGGCGTGATGCTGTGACGGAGCACGGTAAGCTGATCGATAACATGTTTATCATCACGACAGTGATCATTACGATTGTACTGGTACTTACGCACCTTTTATTATTGACATTTCCGTTTATCTACAGAATGCGTGTTAAGCGTCAGGCTTACTATTATCCGCATAACAATACCATTGAGAAAATCTGGACAATAGTTCCAGCTGTGGTATTAACTGTATTGGTATTATTCGGTTTCTTTACCTGGAGAACCATTACGAATGTTCCTGAAGATCTTCAAAAATCTGCTCTGCAGGTAGAAGTATTAGGCGAGCAGTTCTTATGGTCTGTACGTTATCCGGGAGCTGACGGCCAGATCGGTAAACGTAATTATAAAATGACGACACCGACAAATCCATACGGTATTGACTTCAATGACAAAAATTCATGGGATGATATTCAGGGAAGTGACATCGTTCTTCCGGTAAATAAATCCGTACGTTTCCATATCATTTCCAAAGATATTATTCACTCGTTCTTTATTCCTGATTTCCGTGTTCAGATCAATGCTGTACCGGGAATGACGAACTATTTCCAGTTCACTCCAACAGTGACTACTGCCGAAATGCGCGAACGTATGAATGATCCTAAGTATGACTATGTGATGCTTTGTAACAAGATCTGTGGTTCCGGTCACTACAATATGCAGAAGAAAGTGATAGTTGTGACAGAGAAAGAGTATAAAGAGTGGTTGAGTACCCAGAATAAATACTTTAATGAAGATCTGCAGAAAGAATTTGCTGCAAAAGATTCAAAAGAAAGTAAAGAAGAAGTTATCAAAACAGCTTCATTGAAATAA